A region from the Pseudomonas sp. KU26590 genome encodes:
- the gatB gene encoding Asp-tRNA(Asn)/Glu-tRNA(Gln) amidotransferase subunit GatB produces the protein MQWEVVIGLEIHTQLTTQSKIFSGSATTFGSEPNTQASLVDLGMPGTLPVLNKEAVQMAVKFGLAIDAEIGQHNVFARKNYFYPDLPKGYQISQMELPIVGKGHLDITLEDGTIKRIGVTRAHLEEDAGKSLHEDYSGMTGIDLNRAGTPLLEIVSEPDMRSAKEAVAYVKAMHALVRYLGICDGNMAEGSLRCDCNVSIRPKGQVEYGTRCEIKNVNSFRFIEKAINSEIQRQIDLIEDGGKVIQQTRLYDPNTNETRAMRSKEEANDYRYFPDPDLLPVIIEDAFLEQTRATLPELPPQKRERFQSQFGLSLYDASVLASSREQADFFEKVVSISGDAKLAANWVMVELGSLLNKQGVEIDESPVSAEQLGGMLLRIKDNTISGKIAKMVFEGMANGEGSADEIIDQRGLKQVTDSGAIESMLDDVLAANAEQVEQYRAADEAKRGKMFGFFVGQAMKASKGKANPGQVNELLKRKLEG, from the coding sequence ATGCAATGGGAAGTCGTCATCGGGCTGGAGATTCACACCCAGCTCACCACCCAATCGAAGATTTTCTCCGGTAGCGCCACCACGTTCGGCTCCGAGCCCAACACCCAGGCCAGCCTCGTCGACCTGGGCATGCCCGGCACGCTGCCGGTGCTGAACAAGGAGGCCGTGCAGATGGCGGTCAAGTTCGGCCTGGCCATCGACGCCGAGATCGGTCAGCACAACGTGTTCGCCCGCAAAAACTACTTCTACCCCGACCTGCCGAAGGGCTATCAGATCAGCCAGATGGAATTGCCGATCGTTGGCAAAGGCCATCTGGATATCACCCTTGAAGACGGCACCATCAAGCGCATCGGCGTGACCCGCGCCCACCTTGAAGAAGACGCCGGCAAGAGCTTGCACGAAGACTACAGCGGCATGACCGGCATTGACCTGAACCGCGCCGGTACGCCGTTGCTGGAGATCGTTTCCGAGCCGGACATGCGTTCGGCCAAAGAAGCGGTCGCCTACGTCAAGGCCATGCACGCGCTGGTCCGCTACCTTGGCATCTGCGACGGCAACATGGCTGAAGGCTCGCTGCGCTGCGACTGCAACGTGTCGATTCGCCCGAAGGGCCAGGTCGAGTACGGGACGCGTTGCGAGATCAAGAACGTCAACTCGTTCCGCTTCATCGAGAAGGCGATCAACAGCGAGATCCAGCGCCAGATCGACCTGATTGAAGACGGCGGCAAGGTCATTCAGCAGACGCGTCTGTACGACCCGAACACCAACGAAACCCGCGCCATGCGCAGTAAAGAGGAAGCCAACGACTACCGTTACTTCCCCGATCCTGACCTGTTGCCGGTGATCATCGAAGACGCGTTCCTGGAGCAGACCCGCGCTACCCTGCCGGAACTGCCGCCGCAGAAACGCGAGCGCTTCCAGTCGCAGTTCGGCCTGTCGCTGTATGACGCCAGCGTGTTGGCGTCCAGCCGCGAACAGGCGGACTTCTTCGAGAAGGTCGTGAGCATTTCCGGTGACGCCAAGCTGGCGGCCAACTGGGTGATGGTTGAGTTGGGTTCGTTGCTGAACAAGCAAGGGGTCGAGATCGACGAGTCGCCGGTCAGCGCCGAGCAGTTGGGCGGCATGCTGCTGCGCATCAAGGACAACACCATTTCCGGCAAGATCGCCAAAATGGTGTTTGAGGGCATGGCCAATGGTGAGGGCAGCGCCGACGAGATCATCGATCAGCGCGGTCTGAAGCAAGTCACCGACAGCGGCGCCATCGAGTCGATGCTGGACGACGTCCTCGCCGCCAACGCCGAACAGGTCGAACAGTACCGCGCGGCCGATGAAGCCAAACGCGGCAAGATGTTCGGCTTCTTCGTCGGGCAAGCGATGAAGGCATCGAAAGGCAAGGCCAACCCGGGTCAGGTCAACGAACTGCTGAAGCGCAAGCTGGAAGGCTGA
- a CDS encoding septal ring lytic transglycosylase RlpA family protein: MRRILGACALLSLLAGCASDGIIDPHGYNATGGASYYGSQHHGQRTASGERFDANSLTAAHRQLPFGTRVQVTNLDNDRKVIVRINDRGPHTRGRLIDVSRAAAAQLGMLRSGTAQVRVQALDD, from the coding sequence ATGCGGCGAATCCTCGGCGCTTGCGCCCTGCTCTCTCTGCTGGCCGGCTGCGCCAGTGACGGCATCATCGACCCGCACGGTTACAACGCCACCGGCGGCGCCTCGTACTACGGCTCGCAACATCACGGTCAGCGCACCGCCAGCGGTGAACGCTTCGACGCCAATTCCCTGACCGCCGCGCACCGGCAACTGCCGTTCGGCACGCGCGTGCAAGTCACCAACCTGGACAACGACCGCAAGGTCATCGTCCGTATCAACGACCGCGGCCCGCACACCCGGGGGCGGCTGATTGATGTGTCACGTGCAGCCGCCGCGCAATTGGGTATGCTGCGCAGCGGAACCGCCCAAGTGCGGGTACAAGCCCTCGACGACTGA
- a CDS encoding calcium/sodium antiporter, with protein MIIGAQVSVRAAVALAALLKTRPLFLGLTVVALGSSAPQLAVGLQAAFTDSTDIAVGSVIGSNIFNVLVTLGLSALIIPLRVARQLVRVDLPLMIAATALVAALAWNGELSGLDGVVLLLGMAAYLFVVVRQFAHGARHVPRTDLEPRRRLWPLLGRLALMACGLALLTLGSHLLVSAAVSVALDLGLSERVIGLTVIAVATSLPALMTSLVAALRGERDIAVGNIIGSNLFNLLGVLGITALISTGPLSISPNALDFDLPVMLGVAALCVPLFYSGYRITRLEGLLLLGLYAVYGLHIVSFTTGMPLAERLERLMIHYALPVIALCVVVGTVRAWRRQH; from the coding sequence ATGATCATCGGCGCGCAAGTGTCGGTACGCGCCGCCGTGGCCCTTGCCGCCCTGCTCAAAACCCGCCCGCTGTTCCTCGGCCTGACCGTCGTCGCGCTAGGCAGCAGTGCGCCGCAACTGGCGGTCGGCTTGCAAGCGGCGTTCACAGACAGCACCGACATTGCGGTCGGCAGCGTCATTGGCAGCAATATTTTCAACGTGCTGGTCACCTTGGGGCTGTCCGCCCTGATCATCCCGCTCCGTGTAGCCCGGCAACTGGTGCGCGTGGATCTGCCTTTGATGATCGCTGCCACGGCCCTTGTCGCGGCGCTGGCGTGGAATGGCGAGCTGAGTGGGCTGGATGGCGTCGTGCTGTTGCTGGGCATGGCAGCATATCTGTTCGTCGTTGTGCGCCAGTTCGCCCACGGCGCGCGCCATGTGCCGAGAACAGACCTTGAGCCGCGCCGTCGCCTCTGGCCGTTGCTGGGGCGACTGGCACTGATGGCCTGCGGCCTGGCGCTGCTGACGTTGGGCAGCCACCTGCTGGTCAGCGCGGCCGTCTCGGTGGCGCTGGACCTTGGCCTGTCGGAACGGGTGATCGGCCTGACCGTGATCGCCGTCGCCACCTCGCTGCCCGCGCTGATGACGTCGCTGGTCGCGGCATTGCGCGGCGAGCGGGATATCGCAGTGGGCAACATCATCGGCAGTAACCTGTTCAACCTGCTGGGCGTGCTCGGCATCACGGCGCTGATCTCCACCGGGCCGTTGTCGATCTCGCCCAACGCGCTGGATTTCGATTTGCCGGTGATGCTGGGTGTCGCGGCGCTGTGCGTGCCGCTGTTCTATTCGGGGTATCGAATCACCCGGCTGGAGGGGCTGTTGCTGCTCGGGCTTTACGCGGTATACGGCCTGCACATCGTTTCGTTTACCACGGGCATGCCACTGGCCGAACGGCTGGAGCGTTTGATGATTCACTACGCACTGCCGGTGATTGCGCTATGTGTCGTCGTGGGTACGGTGCGGGCCTGGCGGCGTCAGCATTGA
- a CDS encoding AEC family transporter — protein sequence MLAIFLETLNITAPVFAMLFLGVLLKRVGWIDDSFIHTASSLVFNCTMPALLFLGIIHADLHAAFQPGVLIYFIVATLAGFALSWGWAIYRVPFAERGTYTQGAFRGNNGVIGLALAASMYGDYGISLGAILAALVILFYNTLSTVVLAVYSPVIKSDPWSITKSVMANPLIISIVIAAPFAYFQIPLPKWLDTSGSYLAQMTLPLALMCIGGTLSLKSLRESGTVAISASLMKMVWLPLICTLGAWLLGFRHAELGILFLYFGAPTASASFVMVRAANGNHELAASIIVMTTLAAAVTTNVGIFILQWGGWI from the coding sequence ATGCTGGCAATCTTTCTGGAAACCCTGAACATCACCGCCCCGGTCTTCGCGATGCTGTTCCTCGGCGTGTTGCTCAAGCGCGTGGGCTGGATCGACGACAGCTTTATCCACACCGCCTCCTCGCTGGTGTTCAATTGCACCATGCCGGCGCTGCTGTTTCTGGGGATTATCCACGCTGACCTTCACGCGGCGTTTCAGCCGGGCGTCCTGATCTACTTCATCGTCGCCACGCTGGCGGGTTTCGCGCTGTCGTGGGGCTGGGCCATCTACCGCGTGCCGTTCGCCGAGCGTGGCACTTACACCCAAGGGGCGTTTCGCGGCAACAACGGCGTCATCGGCCTCGCCCTGGCCGCGAGCATGTATGGCGACTACGGCATATCCCTCGGTGCGATCCTCGCCGCGCTGGTCATTCTTTTCTACAACACCCTTTCCACCGTCGTGCTGGCGGTCTACAGCCCGGTCATCAAGTCCGACCCGTGGAGCATCACCAAGAGCGTCATGGCCAATCCGCTGATCATCAGCATTGTCATCGCAGCGCCGTTCGCCTACTTCCAGATTCCGCTCCCCAAGTGGCTCGACACGTCCGGCAGCTACCTGGCGCAGATGACCCTGCCGCTGGCGCTGATGTGCATCGGCGGCACGCTGTCGTTGAAGTCGTTGCGAGAGAGCGGCACGGTGGCGATCAGCGCGAGCCTGATGAAGATGGTCTGGCTGCCGCTGATCTGCACGCTGGGTGCGTGGCTGCTGGGCTTCCGTCACGCGGAGCTGGGGATTCTGTTTCTGTACTTCGGCGCCCCGACGGCATCGGCCAGTTTCGTTATGGTCCGCGCCGCCAATGGCAACCACGAGCTGGCCGCGTCGATTATCGTCATGACCACCCTGGCGGCGGCGGTCACGACCAATGTCGGGATATTCATTCTGCAGTGGGGCGGGTGGATTTAG
- a CDS encoding alkaline phosphatase D family protein — MSRFDLTRRRIIQAAGAGLLLPGLAPAVIASVKDRPKMTDGVQSGDVLGDRAMVWSRSDRPARMVVEWDTRSMFSNPRRTVSLLADPRTDFTARVELTGLPADQAIFYRVFFEDAQTGVASEPWFGHLRSVPVNRRNIRFVWSGDTVGQGFGINPEIGGMRIYEAMRLRLPDFFIHSGDTIYADGPVPAEVVTEGGRVWRNITTEEKSKVAETLDEYRGAYRYNLMDENLRRFNAEVPQIWQWDDHEVTNNWSPSKQLDDRNKVKDIQVLAARGRQAFLEYSPMRLQSADNGGRVYRKIAYGPMLDVFVLDMRSYRDGNDANLADKPGPTTAFLGREQLDWLKRELQASGAQWKVIAADMPIGLGVPDGEISPGVMRWEAVANTDNGAPKGRELEVAELLGFLRQQKVRDTVWLTADVHYCAAHHYHPDQAVFQDFDPFWEFVAGPLNAGSFGPNTLDKTFGPELVFQKAPPAQNTSPFAGFQFFGEVNIDGQSGEMTVTLRDLDGVSVFEKKLQPADQT, encoded by the coding sequence ATGTCCCGGTTCGACCTGACTCGCCGCCGTATCATCCAGGCCGCTGGCGCCGGATTGTTGTTGCCGGGGCTTGCGCCGGCGGTCATCGCCTCGGTCAAGGACCGCCCGAAGATGACCGACGGCGTGCAGTCCGGCGACGTGCTGGGCGATCGCGCCATGGTCTGGAGTCGCAGCGACCGGCCCGCGCGAATGGTGGTGGAATGGGACACCCGCAGCATGTTCAGCAACCCGCGCCGCACGGTGTCGCTGCTCGCCGACCCACGCACTGACTTCACCGCGCGCGTCGAACTGACCGGCCTGCCGGCGGATCAGGCCATCTTCTACCGCGTGTTCTTCGAAGACGCGCAAACCGGCGTCGCCAGCGAACCCTGGTTCGGCCACCTGCGCAGCGTGCCGGTCAATCGCCGCAACATCCGCTTCGTCTGGAGCGGCGACACCGTCGGCCAGGGCTTCGGCATCAACCCCGAGATCGGCGGCATGCGCATCTATGAAGCCATGCGCCTGCGCTTGCCGGACTTCTTCATCCACAGTGGCGACACCATCTACGCCGACGGCCCGGTGCCCGCCGAAGTGGTTACCGAAGGCGGGCGCGTCTGGCGCAACATCACCACCGAAGAGAAGAGCAAGGTCGCGGAAACCCTCGACGAATACCGCGGCGCCTACCGCTACAACCTGATGGACGAAAACCTGCGGCGCTTCAACGCCGAGGTCCCGCAGATCTGGCAGTGGGACGACCACGAGGTGACCAATAACTGGTCACCGAGCAAGCAGCTCGACGACCGCAACAAGGTCAAGGACATCCAGGTCTTGGCCGCACGCGGGCGTCAGGCGTTTCTCGAATACTCCCCTATGCGCCTGCAGAGCGCTGACAACGGCGGGCGGGTCTATCGCAAGATCGCTTACGGCCCGATGCTGGACGTGTTCGTGCTCGACATGCGCAGCTATCGCGACGGCAACGACGCCAATCTGGCCGACAAGCCCGGGCCGACCACCGCGTTTCTCGGCCGTGAGCAACTGGACTGGCTCAAGCGCGAGCTGCAGGCGTCCGGCGCCCAGTGGAAGGTCATTGCCGCCGACATGCCCATCGGCCTTGGCGTGCCCGATGGCGAAATCAGCCCTGGCGTGATGCGTTGGGAGGCCGTCGCCAACACCGACAACGGCGCGCCCAAAGGCCGCGAACTGGAAGTCGCCGAACTGCTGGGCTTCCTGCGCCAGCAGAAGGTCCGCGACACCGTCTGGCTGACGGCCGATGTGCATTACTGCGCCGCTCACCACTACCACCCGGATCAGGCGGTGTTTCAGGATTTCGACCCGTTCTGGGAGTTTGTCGCCGGGCCTTTGAACGCGGGCAGTTTCGGGCCCAATACCCTGGACAAGACCTTCGGGCCTGAGCTGGTGTTCCAGAAGGCTCCGCCGGCGCAGAACACCTCGCCGTTCGCCGGGTTTCAGTTTTTTGGTGAAGTGAATATCGACGGCCAGAGCGGGGAGATGACCGTGACGCTGCGGGATCTGGACGGGGTTTCGGTGTTTGAGAAAAAGCTGCAACCTGCCGACCAGACGTGA
- a CDS encoding PTS fructose-like transporter subunit IIB: MKLAIVTACPNGKISSVLSARLLDAAAQRQGWSTSVEIHDPRHPEKQLSPGDIEAADWVLVVNTGALDLARFSGKRLYQATPAQALQDADGFLRSAAALATEHTATSAPSATSSAQPRLVAVTACPTGVAHTFMAAEAIQQAAKKLGYDLQVETQGSVGARNPLSAQAIADADVVLLACDIEVATERFAGKRIYRCGTGIALKQAEATLKKALAEAEVESTASTSKASSKKEKTGVYKHLLTGVSFMLPMVVAGGLLIALSFVFGIHAAEEPGTLAAALKQIGAGAAFQLMVPLLAGYIAYSIADRPGLAPGMIGGLLASTLGAGFIGGIIAGFLAGYSAWAVNRYAKLPASVEALKPILIIPLLASLFTGLVMIYVVGKPVAGMLEGLTHFLDTMGTANAVLLGVLLGAMMCVDLGGPINKASYAFSVGLLASSSGAPMAATMAAGMVPPIGMGIAALIARRKFAQSEREAGKAAFVLGLCFISEGAIPFAAKDPLRVIPASIAGGALTGALSMFFGCKLMAPHGGLFVLLIPNAINHALLYLLAIVAGSVLTGVLYALLKRPETAELDAVPAGA; the protein is encoded by the coding sequence ATGAAGTTAGCCATCGTTACGGCCTGTCCGAACGGCAAAATCAGCAGCGTCCTCAGTGCCCGTCTGCTGGATGCGGCGGCCCAGCGTCAGGGTTGGAGCACCAGCGTCGAGATCCACGATCCGCGGCATCCGGAGAAGCAGCTGTCCCCGGGCGACATTGAAGCGGCGGACTGGGTGCTGGTGGTCAACACCGGCGCGCTGGACCTGGCGCGTTTCTCCGGCAAGCGTTTGTATCAGGCCACGCCCGCGCAGGCGTTGCAGGACGCCGATGGCTTTCTGCGTTCAGCAGCGGCGCTGGCGACCGAGCACACCGCGACTTCCGCCCCGTCTGCTACTTCCAGCGCCCAGCCGCGCCTGGTGGCGGTGACAGCGTGCCCGACCGGCGTCGCCCACACCTTTATGGCCGCCGAGGCGATTCAGCAGGCGGCGAAAAAGCTCGGCTATGACCTGCAGGTGGAAACCCAGGGTTCGGTCGGTGCGCGTAATCCCCTCAGCGCCCAGGCCATTGCCGACGCCGATGTGGTGCTGCTGGCGTGTGATATCGAAGTCGCCACCGAGCGTTTCGCCGGCAAGCGCATCTATCGCTGCGGTACCGGTATTGCGCTCAAGCAAGCTGAAGCGACGCTGAAAAAAGCGCTGGCGGAGGCGGAGGTCGAGTCCACAGCTTCGACATCCAAGGCGTCCTCCAAAAAGGAGAAGACCGGCGTCTACAAACACCTGCTCACCGGCGTGTCGTTCATGCTGCCGATGGTGGTGGCGGGCGGTTTGCTGATCGCGCTGTCGTTCGTGTTCGGCATTCACGCGGCAGAGGAACCGGGGACGCTGGCGGCCGCGCTGAAACAGATCGGCGCGGGCGCAGCGTTCCAGTTGATGGTGCCGTTGCTGGCCGGTTACATCGCGTATTCCATTGCCGACCGTCCGGGCCTTGCGCCGGGGATGATCGGTGGTCTGCTGGCGAGCACCTTGGGCGCCGGGTTCATTGGCGGGATCATCGCCGGGTTTCTTGCGGGCTACAGCGCGTGGGCGGTGAATCGCTACGCGAAGCTGCCGGCCAGTGTCGAAGCGCTGAAGCCGATTCTGATCATTCCGCTGCTGGCGAGCCTGTTCACCGGTCTGGTGATGATTTACGTGGTGGGCAAGCCGGTCGCTGGCATGCTCGAAGGGCTCACGCACTTCCTCGACACCATGGGCACTGCCAACGCGGTGCTGCTGGGCGTGCTGCTGGGCGCGATGATGTGCGTCGACCTGGGTGGGCCGATCAACAAGGCGTCGTATGCGTTTTCCGTGGGGTTGCTGGCCTCCAGCAGCGGCGCGCCGATGGCGGCAACGATGGCCGCGGGCATGGTGCCTCCGATCGGGATGGGGATCGCTGCATTGATCGCCCGGCGCAAATTCGCCCAGAGCGAGCGTGAGGCGGGCAAGGCGGCCTTCGTGTTGGGGCTGTGCTTCATCTCCGAAGGCGCGATTCCGTTTGCGGCGAAAGACCCGCTGCGGGTGATTCCGGCGAGCATCGCGGGCGGCGCGCTGACCGGTGCGCTGTCGATGTTCTTCGGCTGCAAACTGATGGCGCCCCACGGTGGTTTGTTCGTGCTGCTCATCCCTAACGCGATCAACCATGCGCTGCTGTATTTGCTGGCGATAGTGGCGGGCAGCGTCTTGACCGGCGTGCTCTACGCGTTGCTGAAACGGCCTGAAACGGCAGAGCTTGATGCGGTGCCGGCCGGCGCATAG
- the pfkB gene encoding 1-phosphofructokinase, with protein sequence MAKILTLTMNPALDLTVQLGPLQIGQVNRSDAMLSHAAGKGINVAQVLADLGHELTVAGFLGVDNQQPFETLFAKRGFVDEFVRVPGETRSNIKLAESSGRITDLNGPGPEVSAQAQQALAARVEQIASGFDAVVVAGSLPRGVSAQWLKTLLLRLNAMGLKVALDTSGEALRAGLEASPWMIKPNTEELADALDAPIISIAAQAEAAADLRQRGIEHVVISQGSEGVHWFSSNVALQALPPKVTVASTVGAGDSLLAGMVHGLLCGHKPEQTLRTATAIAAMAVTQIGFGINDPAQLKRLESGVNVRVLTA encoded by the coding sequence ATGGCGAAAATTCTGACATTGACCATGAACCCGGCGCTGGACCTGACCGTGCAGTTGGGCCCGTTGCAGATCGGCCAGGTCAACCGCAGCGACGCCATGCTCAGCCACGCGGCGGGCAAAGGCATCAACGTCGCTCAGGTGCTGGCTGACCTGGGGCACGAGCTGACCGTTGCCGGCTTTCTCGGCGTCGACAACCAGCAACCGTTCGAAACCCTGTTCGCCAAGCGCGGCTTCGTCGATGAGTTCGTCCGAGTGCCGGGCGAGACGCGCAGCAACATCAAGCTGGCCGAAAGCAGCGGGCGCATCACCGACCTCAACGGTCCAGGTCCGGAAGTCAGCGCGCAGGCGCAACAGGCGCTGGCCGCTCGGGTTGAGCAGATCGCATCGGGGTTTGATGCAGTGGTCGTGGCCGGCAGTCTGCCCCGTGGCGTCAGCGCCCAATGGCTGAAAACCCTGTTGCTGCGCCTCAACGCCATGGGCCTGAAAGTGGCACTGGACACCAGCGGCGAAGCCTTGCGCGCCGGGCTGGAAGCGTCGCCGTGGATGATCAAACCCAACACCGAAGAACTGGCCGACGCCCTCGATGCGCCGATCATTTCCATCGCCGCTCAAGCAGAGGCCGCAGCCGACCTGCGCCAGCGCGGCATCGAGCATGTGGTGATTTCCCAGGGCTCGGAAGGCGTTCACTGGTTCAGCAGCAATGTGGCATTGCAGGCGCTGCCGCCCAAGGTCACCGTCGCCAGCACCGTCGGCGCGGGGGATTCGCTGCTGGCCGGGATGGTTCACGGCTTGCTCTGCGGGCACAAGCCCGAGCAAACCTTGCGGACTGCCACGGCCATCGCGGCCATGGCTGTCACTCAGATCGGCTTCGGGATCAATGATCCGGCGCAATTGAAACGTCTGGAAAGCGGCGTCAATGTCCGCGTCCTGACGGCATAA
- the ptsP gene encoding phosphoenolpyruvate--protein phosphotransferase codes for MLELTIEQISMDQSAVDKPAALQLLADLLVADGLVAAGYLAGLQAREQQGSTFLGQGIAIPHGTPQTRDQVFATGVRLMQFPEGVDWGDGQMVYLAIGIAAKSDEHLRLLQLLTRALGENDLGEALRQAKDPESLLKLLQGAPQELALDAQMISLGVMVDDFEELVWRGARLLRKAECVNNGFAAVLQQVEPLPLGEGLWWLHSEQMVNKPGLAFVTPDKPMRHLGQSLTGLFCLASLGESHQALLERLCALLIEGRGHVLGEATSSRAVLQALGGEVPPDWPSERVTLANAHGLHARPAKILAQLAKGFDGDIRVRIVDGSENPVSAKSLSKLLSLGVQRGQSLEFIAEPTIAADALPALIAAVLEGLGEEIQPLPTHTEAAPAPAVVEKTLSAPAPGSQIQAVPAAPGIAFGPAHVHVLPVFDYPAKGESQSVEHERLHSALAQVRVDIEQLIQRSTAKAIREIFVTHQEMLADPELVDEVAQRLKQGESAAAAWMNVIEAAARQQEQLKDALLAERAADLRDVGRRVLAQICGVEDLVEPEEPYILVMDEVGPSDVARLDPVRVAGILTARGGATAHSAIVARALGIPALVGAGDAVLLIKSGTQLLIDGQRGRLDVAPDEATLQRALQDRDTREQRLKAAAALRMEPAITQDGHAVEVFANIGDSAGTPAAVEQGAEGIGLLRTELLFMAHSSAPDEATQEAEYRRVLNDLGGRPLVVRTLDVGGDKPLPYWPIDKEDNPFLGVRGIRLTLQRPDIMESQLRALLRAADNRPLRIMFPMVGTVEEWRQARDMTERLRLEIPVADLQLGIMIEVPSAALLAPVLAKEVDFFSVGTNDLTQYTMAIDRGHPTLSAQADGLHPAVLQLIDITVRAAHANGKWVGVCGELAADPLAVPVLVGLGVDELSVSARSIGEVKACVRELNLIEARKLAQAALAVGSAADVRALVEGL; via the coding sequence ATGCTCGAGCTGACCATAGAGCAAATTTCCATGGACCAGTCGGCGGTGGACAAGCCCGCTGCGTTGCAACTGCTGGCTGACTTGCTCGTCGCTGATGGCCTGGTGGCTGCCGGCTACCTTGCAGGCTTGCAGGCGCGCGAGCAACAAGGCTCGACCTTTCTGGGCCAGGGCATCGCCATTCCCCACGGCACGCCACAGACCCGCGACCAAGTGTTTGCCACCGGCGTGCGCCTGATGCAATTCCCCGAAGGCGTGGACTGGGGCGACGGGCAGATGGTCTATCTGGCCATCGGTATCGCCGCCAAGTCCGACGAACACCTGCGTTTGCTTCAGTTGCTGACCCGCGCCCTCGGTGAGAACGACCTGGGCGAAGCGCTGCGTCAGGCGAAGGACCCCGAGTCGCTGCTCAAGTTGCTGCAGGGTGCGCCACAAGAACTGGCCCTCGACGCGCAGATGATCAGCCTGGGCGTCATGGTCGATGATTTCGAAGAACTGGTGTGGCGCGGCGCCCGTCTGCTGCGCAAGGCCGAGTGCGTGAATAACGGTTTCGCGGCGGTGCTGCAGCAGGTCGAGCCGTTGCCGTTGGGCGAAGGCCTCTGGTGGTTGCACAGCGAGCAAATGGTCAACAAGCCCGGTCTGGCATTCGTCACCCCGGACAAACCCATGCGGCATCTGGGTCAGTCGCTGACCGGCCTGTTCTGCCTGGCCAGCCTGGGTGAGTCCCACCAGGCGTTGCTCGAACGTCTTTGCGCGTTGCTGATCGAAGGTCGCGGCCACGTACTGGGTGAAGCTACCAGCAGCCGCGCCGTGCTTCAGGCATTGGGCGGCGAAGTGCCGCCGGACTGGCCGAGCGAGCGCGTGACCCTGGCCAATGCCCACGGCCTGCATGCGCGCCCGGCGAAAATCCTCGCGCAGTTGGCCAAAGGCTTCGACGGCGATATCCGCGTGCGCATCGTCGACGGCAGCGAGAATCCGGTGTCCGCCAAGAGCCTGAGCAAACTGCTGAGCCTCGGCGTGCAGCGCGGTCAGTCCCTTGAGTTCATTGCCGAGCCGACGATTGCTGCCGACGCCTTGCCTGCATTGATCGCCGCGGTACTCGAAGGCTTGGGCGAAGAAATCCAGCCGTTGCCGACCCACACCGAAGCCGCACCCGCACCGGCAGTTGTGGAAAAAACCCTCAGCGCGCCCGCGCCGGGCTCACAGATTCAAGCCGTTCCTGCCGCGCCTGGCATCGCTTTCGGCCCGGCCCACGTGCATGTTCTGCCGGTGTTCGATTACCCGGCGAAGGGCGAATCGCAAAGCGTCGAACACGAACGCCTGCACAGCGCCCTGGCGCAGGTGCGCGTCGACATCGAGCAATTGATTCAACGCAGCACGGCGAAGGCCATTCGCGAGATCTTCGTCACCCACCAGGAAATGCTCGCCGACCCCGAACTGGTCGACGAAGTGGCGCAGCGCTTGAAGCAAGGAGAAAGCGCCGCTGCGGCGTGGATGAACGTGATCGAAGCCGCCGCGCGTCAGCAGGAACAGCTGAAAGATGCGCTGCTGGCCGAACGTGCCGCTGACTTGCGGGATGTCGGTCGCCGCGTATTGGCGCAGATCTGTGGCGTCGAAGACCTGGTTGAGCCCGAAGAACCGTACATTCTGGTGATGGACGAAGTCGGTCCGTCGGACGTTGCGCGTCTGGACCCTGTCCGTGTCGCCGGTATCCTGACCGCCCGCGGCGGCGCCACGGCCCACAGCGCCATCGTTGCGCGAGCTTTGGGCATCCCGGCGCTGGTCGGTGCCGGCGATGCGGTGTTGCTGATCAAATCCGGCACTCAGTTGTTGATAGACGGCCAGCGCGGGCGTCTCGACGTCGCGCCGGACGAAGCGACTCTGCAGCGCGCCTTGCAGGACCGCGACACCCGCGAGCAACGCCTCAAGGCTGCCGCGGCCCTGCGCATGGAGCCGGCGATTACCCAAGACGGCCACGCCGTTGAGGTCTTCGCCAACATCGGTGACAGCGCCGGTACGCCGGCAGCCGTGGAGCAGGGCGCCGAAGGGATTGGCCTGCTGCGCACCGAATTGCTGTTCATGGCGCACAGTTCCGCGCCCGATGAAGCGACCCAGGAAGCCGAGTACCGGCGCGTGCTCAATGACCTCGGCGGCCGCCCGCTGGTGGTTCGCACCCTGGACGTCGGCGGCGACAAACCGCTGCCGTACTGGCCCATCGATAAAGAGGACAACCCGTTCCTCGGCGTGCGCGGCATTCGCCTGACCTTGCAGCGCCCGGACATCATGGAAAGCCAGCTGCGCGCGTTGCTGCGTGCGGCGGACAATCGCCCGCTGCGCATCATGTTCCCGATGGTGGGCACCGTTGAGGAATGGCGTCAGGCCCGGGACATGACCGAGCGTCTGCGTCTGGAGATCCCGGTTGCGGACCTGCAGCTGGGCATCATGATCGAGGTGCCGTCGGCGGCTTTGCTGGCGCCGGTGCTGGCCAAGGAAGTGGACTTCTTCAGCGTCGGCACCAACGACCTGACCCAGTACACGATGGCGATCGATCGCGGTCACCCGACCCTCTCCGCCCAGGCCGATGGCCTGCACCCGGCGGTGTTGCAGCTGATCGACATCACTGTTCGTGCCGCCCATGCCAATGGCAAATGGGTGGGCGTCTGTGGCGAATTGGCCGCCGATCCGCTGGCCGTGCCGGTGCTGGTCGGTCTGGGTGTGGATGAATTGAGCGTCTCGGCGCGGAGCATCGGCGAAGTCAAAGCCTGCGTCCGTGAATTGAATCTGATAGAAGCCCGGAAACTTGCGCAGGCGGCCCTGGCCGTTGGCAGCGCGGCGGACGTGCGTGCCCTCGTGGAGGGGCTGTAA